From the Candidatus Baltobacteraceae bacterium genome, one window contains:
- a CDS encoding adenine phosphoribosyltransferase, translating into MKTQELIRAIPDFPIPGILFRDITPLLKDKTGFKEAIDLFVERFKGKGINYVVGVEARGYMLGAPLAYAIGAGFIPVRKPGKLPFSKLSESYALEYGTNSLEIHADALSDGDRVVVVDDLLATGGTASATRRLLERLGAHIEAFAFLIELEALSGRDALHGVDVVSFIRY; encoded by the coding sequence GTGAAAACGCAAGAACTGATCCGTGCGATCCCAGACTTTCCCATTCCCGGAATCCTCTTTCGCGACATAACACCGCTCCTCAAAGACAAGACCGGCTTTAAGGAAGCGATCGACCTATTCGTCGAGAGGTTCAAGGGCAAAGGAATCAACTACGTAGTCGGTGTCGAGGCGCGCGGATATATGTTAGGCGCGCCGCTCGCGTATGCGATCGGCGCCGGCTTCATTCCGGTGCGCAAGCCGGGAAAATTGCCGTTCAGCAAACTGTCCGAATCGTACGCGCTCGAGTACGGGACCAATTCGCTCGAGATTCACGCCGACGCGCTGTCCGACGGCGATCGCGTCGTGGTCGTCGACGATTTGCTCGCGACCGGCGGCACGGCATCGGCGACGCGCCGTCTGCTCGAACGGCTCGGCGCGCATATCGAGGCTTTTGCGTTCCTGATCGAACTGGAAGCGCTGAGCGGGCGCGATGCATTGCACGGGGTCGACGTTGTTTCGTTCATTCGCTACTAG